DNA from Verrucomicrobiota bacterium:
TGGCTGGTTTTGATCTGCCCATTAATGGCTGGTTTTGATCTGCCCGGTGACATTGTTGCGAGAGTACGATTTGATATGGACTTTTCCTAGGCATATTATGTATGTGTTTTAAACATACATAACACCTAGCATCCTGGGCAGAAAGATGTAATTTAATACGTCATTTTATTAACGCCATCGAGTACTTAGGTTTTGCGCCCTGCAGTATTGCGTGCGCCGATTTCAATTGTGACAAGAAGCTTGATTTGATTATCCGGGGAAACTCCAATGTTGTCGTACTGCTTGGGCGTGGAGATGCAACCTTCACTGTTGGCTTGAAAATGACAGTGGCTTCAGGCGCGACTCGACGCGGCACCATTGGTGTTGGCGATTTCAATCGGGACGGGGCACCGGATATTGCGCTTACAGCGTACAACGAAAACAGTATTGTAGTAATGTTGAATCAATCCATGCCAGTCCTTGAAATATCCAGATCTCAAAGTTTTAATCAAATTACGTGGGCAACAACATTAGCGACCAATTTCATCTTGGAGTATGCGACTACAAATTTTGCTCCGGAGTCATGGAGACCTTTCCCGTATCCCCCGGTGTTTATCAACGATACAAAAGCGGTCACTGACTGGACAGATCAAAGAACAAAGTACTATCGGCTAAGGAAGCCATAGGGGATTTGGGATCTGTGCTGTTCTGATATTATTACTATTTATAAATAACAAAGAAGATAATCCATTACACTGTTCTTCACCTTGAAAATCCACCATTGCATGGTGGATTTTCAAGGTGTCAAATTTCCTTATCCGCTGGGGAAAGGAATCGCGGTGGTACCACTCGCACAACTCGTCGTCGAAACACAACGCACGATACCCCCTTGGGGTTCGAATACGTCGGCCAAAAAAATTACCAGGCCGCCCTCGCCCACCTGCGCGCCGCGATGCAAAAGGTTGAGGTTCAGGCGGAATAGGCTTATTACCTAAGCGGTTGATGGAATCTAGATTGGTATATAAAATGCTTATTATTTAATATGTTGGTACTGGGTTGGGGTGAGGCTGAAACTCTTTTGCCCCGCGCGCGCCGGGCGAGGAAGCGCCAGGTCAGCGTCTATAACCAAGAAATAGATAAAATAAAAAAACTTTCACGGAAGGTGTTGGTTACTGCAATTCGTGAAAAATTTCGTAATTTTCAGGGACTGGATGAGCCCGCATCAAACCGCAATCGGCGCTTTGATGGCGGGATGCGGATCGTAACCGATCAACTCGATATCCTCGTATTGGAATTCAAACAGGTTGGTGACACGCGGATTCAACTTTAAGGTCGGGAGGGGCTTGGGTACACGGGAAAGCTGCAGGCGGGCTTGTTCCAAATGGTTTTGGTAGAGGTGCAGATCGCCGAACGTATGCACAAAGGTACCGGGCTTCAGGCCGCACACCTGCGCGACCATCATGGTCAGTAACGCATAGGAGGCGATGTTGAAGGGAACACCCAGGAACAAATCGGCGCTGCGTTGATACAGTTGGCAATCCAATTGATCCCCACTGACGTAAAACTGGAACAGGGTGTGGCAGGGCGGCAGGGCCATCGAGCTTATTTCCGCCGGGTTCCAAGCGCTGACAATGATCCGACGGCTGTCGGGCTTCGTCTTAATGAGATCAAGGACCTGTTGGATTTGGTCAATCTCCCGACCATCCGGAGTGCGCCACTTGCGCCATTGCGCCCCATAAACACTGCCCAAGTTGCCGTTCGCATCCGCCCATTCGTCCCAAATCGTCACGCCATGCTGTTGGAGCCATCGCACATTGGTATCACCACGCAGAAACCACAGCAATTCATAAGCGATGGACTTGAAATGAACCTTCTTCGTGGTGAGCAGCGGGAAACCATCGCTCAGTGGGAAACGGGCTTGCGCGCCAAACCAGGACCGGGTGCCAGTACCCGTACGGTCGGTGCGCAGTTGGCCCTGCTCCAATACCAGCCGTAACAAATCAAGATATGGGGTCATGTTTTTTTCACTGGCTCAGTCTTTTTGGGAGGTACCGTGTCTTCACCCGATTTTTTACCTTCCGAAGGGTGGGTAATTTTAATCATACCGCGTTTACGCGCGACTTCGTTCATGAAAACAACCATCAAGCTCTGCAAGTTGCGCTGTTCCTGATTCAGGAACCACGCCAAGGCGGGCATGGTCAGCAACAACAGCCAGATCCACGCGATTTCCTTCCCCACAAAACCGATGATCAATAATTCAAATGCCAGCGTGCCCCAGAAGGTGACCTTGGCGGGCAACGACCATTCCGTCTTAAGCCGGCAGCGGTAGAGTTGTTTGCCCTGGGAATACAGCTCCGCCACAGTGGTAAACTGCACGGTGCTCCAACGGCTGCCAAAAATTTCGATATCGTATTCGTTCCAACCACCATCCGGCTTGCTTTGCCAGCCTTCGGCATCCAACCGGTTCAGGATGTCGTTGATAAATTCAATGCGATCCACCCAAGTATCCGCCCAGTATTGGATTTCGTCCAGGGCTTCGCCACTGTCTTTGAGCGCCATGGAATCGAGCTTTTCATGCGCACCGGAGGGCGTGGGACGATACGTAAGTCGGCCTTTGTAACGCGCCCAACCACGCGCGAACGGTTGGAGAAAATAGAGCAGCGCAATCAATGGCTTGGACCAGAACGCCCGCTTATTACGAGGTAATTCTGCCTGGAACGCCGCAGCCACACAAATGCCCAGAGAGATCAGAAAACTGGTGATGGCCACCGGCAACAGGAACCGGAATGGCACCGACAACACAAACAGCGGCAGCGTGAACAGAATGTGATACTCGAAACTGGTCATGAGCATCAGCGTCATGGCGGGAGGAGCTTCGTACAGGGACTGAAACAGCGCGCTGCCAAAAACACCGTGATAAATGATGTTTTTGCGGGTTGCCACCCCCAGCTTGGCCGCCGTATAAATGCGCCCGGCCCAAATGCTGCCACCTAGCGAACTGAAATACTCGGGGTGCTTGCGCACCAACAGCGCCTCCGCTTCACCATAACCTCCCTGTTGTTTCAGATAGGCGTTGACGGTGGAGCGACGGTAGTGCCAGACAAACCCCGCCGGCGTAAAACCGATGCGATAGCCGCGCTGTTGCAGACGCCAGCACACATCCACATCGTCACCTGCTTTCCGGTAAATGGGGTCAAATCCACCGATTTCATCCAGCGCCCATTTGTAGAAGGCCATGTTACAACCGGGAATGTGTTCGGCCAGACGGTCATTCAACATCACATGCGCCGGACCGCCCGGCGAGGCCATCACGGCGGCGGCGATCAACGAATCTTCCGGCGGCAGGAAATTATGCCCGCCAATGCCGGTGAATTTGCTGCTGGTCAAATCCCCAACCAGATAATACAGCCAATCCTCATCCGCCCGGCAGTCGGAATCAGTAAAGGCGACAATCTCGCCCTCGGCAAGCGCGATGCCGGTATTGCGCGCCACCGAAAGTCCCCGGTTTTCATGCCGGATGTAACGAATGTTGTGATAAAGCGAGGCGATTTGCGGCGTGGCATCCGTACTGCCGTCATCCACCAGGATAACCTCGTAATTGGGATAATTCAATTTACCCAGCGAATCCAGACACGCTTTCAAAGTGCGTCCGCCATTGTAGCTGGCCACCACCACCGAAACTTTGGGACACTGGATCAACGGGAAATGCGGTGCGATCGCAAAGGCCTGCTTGACCGTCTCAAAGGATGCCTTGGGTAGCCGGTCACGCGTGGTGATCCCCATGGCCCAATCGCTCACCCGCTGCCCTGCCCGCCACCAGTCATCCGTAAAGCTGAAAACCACCGTTCCGGCCAACCCACCACGAAACGCGTCCTCAATTTGCCAACCCAGCAATTCGCATTTGCGCTCTTCTCCCTCGCGGATGGAATCCACCCCAAATTCCCCAAGGATGATCGGTTTGGAATCGGCGATCATTTGCAGGCGGGCCAAGTAGTTTTCAAATGGCCGCCGATGATGCAGATAGACGTTAAAGCAAAAGAAATCCAGATTCTGCGGGCGCAGATATTCCGTGGGTGGATAATTCGTGAAGGTACACAGGCATTCCGGATCAATGTCTTTCACCTCTTCAACCAAGTCATCAATGAATTCGGCAATCCGCCGCGCGCCACTCCAGCGAACGATGTCCGGTGGAATTTCATTCACCACGCTATACGCAAACACCGCCGGGTGACCGGCTCCCATGCGGGCGGCTTCTTGCACCGCCAAGCGGGCGGCTTTCTTCTCGTTGGTGGAATCCAGAAAACAAACGTGCTTGTTCCATGGAATATCAATCAGCAGACGCAGGCCGTATTCCAAGGCCAGATCGAGCAACCACCGCTGCGGCACATGATACACGCGCACGACGTTGGCGCCTAAATCGCGCAGTAACGCAAAATCACGGCGGGTTTGTTCGGGACTGGCAAAGGTCTCGCCCTGGGCGTCCGGCGCGAACGGACCATAGGTCACGCCTTTCAGATAAAATTTCTGATCGCCCAGGCGGAAAAACTTGCCGTCCACGCGCACACGCGGCTGTGAAGTGATGGGAAGAGGCATACCCGCAAGCGGGTTCATAGCGCGTAAACGCGCAAGAACCCGGCTATTTCACCTGGATGTTAACGCCCGCTTTTTCCATCGCCGTGCCCTCCGCTTGGGCGACGCGCGCCAAGGCCTTGTTATAATCAGCCAGCGCCCGGATCTCTTCGGAACGGGCGCGCGTGAGATCCCGTTGGAATTGCAGCACGAAGAAACTGGTGCTCTTGCCATTTTCCAGCTTTTTCTGTTCTGCTTCCAAGGCCAGCTCGGCGTATTCGCGCGCCTGACGCGTGGCGGCAACCGAATCAAAACTGCTGCGCGCCAGGCTAATGGCATTATCAATGGTCACCAGCACAACCTGCTCCGCCTGCTGCACGCGCAATTCCGCTTGCGCCCGTTGATCCTTGCTCTTGCGATAGTCCGATTTTGCTTTGCGATTGAACAAGGGAATATTCAGTTGCATCCCGTAATAATAATAAGGGTGGTCGCCCTCGCGCAGCCCCGTTTCAATGCTGCTTTCATGTCGTCCGCTGGCGGCCAGTCCATATCTTCCGACAAAACTCAAATCGGGAAGGGTTTGATTTTTATAGAATTGAATATCCAGGTCATAGCGTTCCAGATCAATCCGCATTTGCGCCAGGTCGGGACGCGTAGCCAGCCCGGTTTTCCAGCTTTCACTGACATCAAACGAAGCCGGAGCGGCGACTAATTGCTCCGCTGGCGTCAGGGTCAATTTGTGCCACGTGGTCAAATCATCCACAATGAGGTTTTTCAGAAGGTTTTCCTGGCTCGTCAACGCCTGTTTGGCGGCCAGCAAGTCCGCCCGGGTGGTCGCCACCTGGGATTCGGCCTGCTTCTCATCCAATGGCGGCAATGTTCCTGCTTTAACCTTGGCTTTGTTGTCCGCCTGCAACCGCTCGGCAAGTTCCAAGGCTTTTTCCTGCACCTTTACCGACTCACGGGCGAACACCAGATCGTAATATGCCACCCGCACGCTAGTAATAACGGTTTGTAATTGGAAACGCAGCGCATACTCGGACATTTTCAGAGTCTTACGGGAAACCAGCAGACTGTACCGCGGCCCATCAATCAGGGCGCCTTTGAGAATTGGTTGGACCACGCTAAGGCCGCCACTCCCGGTATAACCCTGCGTGTCAAGTCCATGTCCAAACCCACCGCTGGTGAAATTGAGCGGCAATGCATACTGAAGACCATAAGGCCCCTGCCCGCTGAGACTGGCACTTAATGAATCCGTATAGTTTTTTTGGCCAGTGACAACTGAATTCGCGTAATTGCGTCCGGACGCCACTGAAAGAGTCGGATCGTAAAGTCCTTCGGCGCTTTGGACGGCGTCCAGCGCAATCTTCGGGTTGAATCGTTCGATTTTGAGATCGAAGTTGTGTTTTAACGCCATTTCAATGCATTCCTGCATCGCAATAGAGCGCACCGTTTGCGGGTTGGACTGCGCCGCCACCGGCAGCGTCCAAACCAGCATCACCAATAAACTATTTATCAATTTCCGCATGGAGAATTCAGGTTGCGTGATTTTTTGCATTTAGTCAATTGCTCACCACATGATTTTCAACCGGTGGGTGATTCCATCTGTCTGAGCTTCCGATACAGGGTGGCCTCGCCGATTTTAAGAATCCGGGCGGCTTCGCCGCGATTGCCACCGGTCAGTTCCAGCACCTGGCGGATGTGCTCCAATTCCATTTCCGCCAAACTGCGATACGGCGAGGCCGCAGCCCCCTCCGCCACAACCCGAACCTCCGCAATGGGTAAAAGATCGGGGGTAATCATCCGCCCATTACACATGACGGCGGCATGTTCAATCGCATTCTCCAATTCCCGGACGTTACCCGGCCAGGGATGCTGGAGCAACCTGTCCACGCAGGCCGGTGCCAGGCGCAAATCAGGCAGCTTGAGACGTTCGGCACAGCGTTTCATGAAATACCGGGTCAGGGGCAGAATATCATCGTGCCGCTCGCGCAACGGCGGGATGCGGATATGCACCACGTGCAACCGATAGAACAAATCCTCGCGAAACCGGCCTTCCTTGACCAATTTTTCGAGGTTCTGATTGGTGGCCGAAACCACCCGCACATCCACAGGCCGGCTTTGGGATTCGCCCACCCGCTTGATTTCCCGCTCCTGCAACACCCGTAACAATTTGGCCTGCATCGCCGGAGTAATGTCGCCAATCTCATCCAGCAATAGCGTACCCCCACTGGCTTCTTCAAATAAACCAGCGTGATTGCGCACCGCGCCGGTAAAGGCGCCGGCCCGGTAACCAAACAATTCGCTTTCCAACAGCGTTTCCGGCAAGGCGGAACAATTGACGGCCAGCATAGGCCGGCTGGCGCGCGTGGAATTCTGATGAATATACCGCGCCAGCACCTCCTTGCCGCAACCGGTTTCGCCGGTGACGAGCACCGTGGTATCAAACTTGGCCACCCGCCCCGCGAGTTCGATGGTTTTTTGAAAGGCCGGACTCCGCGCCTCCACCGCCAGGTTGACACGGGTTTCGTTTTTTTCCTCCATCTGCTGGCGGCGCTGGGCCAACTCCTCCTGCTGTTGGGTCACCTGCTCCGCCAGTTCACGCACCGTTTTCTGCAAGTCCGCCGCCTGGAAAAACGCCAGGTACGGCTCGATCTCCCGTCCCCAGGATTCCAAGTCCTTGCCCACGGATTTGCAGCAGGGCACGCCGGTGGCCTGACACTGCATCTCCACGAAATACACAGGCTTGCCGAGGCAAAATGAAGCGTACCCGCTGGCATACCCCACGAGTGCCCAACAAATCGGATAAGGGGCCTTGCCGATCACCGACAGGTGCTGCTCCACTTCCGAGGCATTGCGCCACAGAATATCAATCTCAACCCGCGCCTGCGCCTCATCCAGATGTCGAATGTTCATCTCGGCCTCGGCCAGCCCATGGATCCGCAATAACATTACTGCCGCTTTCAACCATTCCGCCGTGCTATCCCACTGAAACATCCGCTGCATGGCGGCGGCATCGGTCTGCCCCCAAAAATAACCTTTTCGGGTTAGAATCCGTTGCGCCTGTTCTTCGCCCAACATCTCCATCAAATCCCGGCGAAACAACGCCAAGGCATGGAGGTCATGCAAAATCAACCGCCGCCCATGAAGGGCCACGCGGCCATGGGCAAAATCCACCAATTCGGCAAGGTTAAGATCAACGGCTTTCATGCTTTTCTATCAATTTGATAGCAAAGCTATCATAAGGATAGTTTTATCAAAACGCAACAGTTTTATAATGTGCTTAAGTTTAACGTGTTATGAATATATTAACGGTTGGCATCCATTTTGCTTATCCTTATAAACATGAATGAGAGTGCATCAGAATGACTGATGAAATTCTCATTCGGAAACTGAAAACGCAGAAACAAACAGAAAGTGAGCATATTATGGGCCTAAGATTTTCGTTGCCGGAAGAGAATAATGCGCAGCACACCCACCATCTTTGGGCGCTGTGCCAATACCTGACCGTCAAGGTGATCCACCCATTCTTTGCGGCCAACCACGTGGAATGGGATCCGCGCTTCGTGGATTTCTTCATGCATTCGCGCGACAGCAACCCGTTTGAAGCCACCGGAGCCATCAATTTTTATCCGCCGCTGCGATTTGCCGGACAAAGCGAAACCCTGGAAACCGCGATCAACGCCGCCCTGAATGAGGCAGGGATTGTGACGGGACCTTTTGAACGGGAATATTATGCGGGCCAGCCGGCCGTCAAGGTGGTGCGCATCCCCATCCTCCAGAATGCCAGCGCCCAAAGCGGGCCGCCGGAGGTCACCATGCCAAACAACGCCGGGCGGATCATCATGTCCAAACTGTTCGGGTATCAACCAAAGCAGGGCCAATTTGAATTTGAAGCGGACGACCTGCTTTGCAAGGCGGCGTCGGTAACCGACGAAATGATCGCCACCCAATGCGCGAGCCCGCTGCGCGAACTGGGCACTTCACCCAACGGTCTGCCGCGCACCGCCAGTCCCATCACCGTGAAATCGGTGCGCCGCTGTCTGGATGAGTTGAAGCAACTGGCGCGTTGGGCGCGGGAGCATCAATACCGGAAGATTTCAGCAGCCATCTGACCATGGCTCCTCAATGCCGGGCGGGGGGTAGCTCATACTCTCCGCCCGGTTTCTCATTTTCAAGGTCATGGCCATTGCCACATTCAGACTTGTCAAAACTAGTTTTGACAAGTCTGGTTTTGACAACTCGACCTTAGCCCAATTGGTACAAGTCCGCCAACGAATGCACCTTCACCGGGCCGGGCAGGCGGGTTTTGGGTGGATGATGCAGAAACAGGCGCCGGCCCACGGATTGTCCCGCCGCCAACGGGTAGAGTGCCACTTTGGCCTCCAACTCGCCAAGGGCGTCCGGCAGGCTGCGCACCCGCCCCCACTTGCACTCGCCAAGATCCGTCCAGCCATCGTCACGCTGCCCCACGACATCAATTTGCACTTTCCCGGTTTTCCAGTACTCCCCCACCTTGAACGGGCAGGTTAACTTCTCCTGTTGAATATACACCCCGGCCATGCGGTCACGGCAAAACCCCTCAAAACACTCACCAAAAAACGCGTCGAGTTGCGGCTTGATCAGACGCTCGAAGGCGGCCTCGGGGCCGAACTGGTCAATGGCGGAGAGTCGCTTGAACAGGAAGCGAAACCAAAACCGCAGGAACGGGTCTTGAATTTCAAAATACACCTCGGTCCGCGGACTGCGGGACGCCAGCGGCCAGACCCGCCGCACATAGTTCAACTCGGACAGCCGGTGCAAATAATACTGAAGATCAGAAAGCCCGGTCTGCTCCAGTACCGCCTTGTGGCGCTGGCGATACCCGGCCAGTACCGTCAGGATGGCAAAATAACTCGGCAACTCCTTGAATTCCTCGCGCAACAGAAAGTCGCCTTCCCGGAACAACGGACTGGACGGGGTCAAAAAATGAGCGATCAAATTCTGCTCAATGGATTTCCCGGACTCAAAGTACCGGTGATACAACGGTACCCCCCCGGTGATGAAGTAGGCTTGGGCTTGATGGGTCAGGGAGTACCCCGGATGAAACTGGGCCGCCTCGGCCGGGCTGAGTGGCTGCAGTTGAATCTGCGCGGTGGTGCGGCCAAACAGCGGGCTCTTACTGCCCAACAGGCGTTCGCTATAGCCAATGAATGAACTGCACAGAATCAGCATGATGCGCCCGTCCCGCTGCCACTGATGATCCCACAGCTCCTGCAGGGTGCTGATCAACTCGGGGGAGGCCTTTTCACTGGCGGCCCACTGAATCTCATCAAACACCAACACCAGCCGCGCCCCCTTGCGCGCACCCGCCACCGCCAGCCCCAGCGCGGCTTTCCAACTGGATACCTCGCCCGGACTCGCCAGCGTGTGACCATAAAACAGCCCGGCCTGCTCCAGAAAATCGTCAATCAAAATTTGCCTCGGGGCCTCTTTGCCAGTGAAAAAGATGGCCGGCTTGCCATGGATAAACTGCCGAATGAGTTCGGTCTTGCCCACACGGCGGCGGCCATAAATGACCGCCAGCGCGCCGGATGATCGCTGATACTGCTGTTGCAGGATGGCGAGCGGGTTTTTACGGCCAATGAAACTGGCGTTATTCATGTCCCAACCTTAGTTGTCATAACCAGACTTGTCAAAATCAATTTTGACAAGTCTGGTTATGACAACTGGGCATGCCTCCGCATTTGGGGCGGGGCGGCGGGCGGAAAACCCACGGGGGAGCCGTTCAAAACCTCATCATTTTTTCCAATTCCCGCACGCGCTGCGCAATGTCTTGGCGGGTGACGGCGGCGGTTTTGGCCACCCCAAAACCCTCGCAGCAAAAACTGGCCACCACGGTGCCATGAATGATGGCGCGACGCAGATTGGCCTCCAGTCCGCCCTTGGCCGCCGCGAGATACCCCATCAAGCCACCCACAAAGGAATCGCCCGCGCCGGTGGGGTCCACGACTTTCTTGAGGGGATAAGCGGGCGAGATAAAGAAACCGTGCGGACCGGAAAGAATGGCGCCGTGCGAGCCCTTTTTGATGATGACATAGCGGGGACCCAACTGGTGAAGTTTGCGGAACGCGGCAAAGACATTATCCTCCTTGGTCAGATGTTCCGCCTCGCTCTCGTTCAGCACAAAGCAATCCACGCGTTTAAGCAGTTTTAACAAATCCGCAAGCGCAATGTTCAACCACAGGTCCATGGTGTCGGCGACGACAAACTTGGGACGCCGCATCTGGTCCAGCACATGCGACTGGAGCGCCGGCGCGATATTGGCCAGCAGGACATACGGGGTATTTTGGTAGCTCGGAGGCAATTCCGGGCTGAACGTTTCAAACACGCCCAACTCCGTCGTCAGCGTGCGACGGTTGTTCATGTTGACCTCGTACTCCCCGGACCAGTGGAAGGTTTTCCCCGGCTTGATTTGCAAACCCGCCATGTCAATGCCGTGGCGCTGATACAACTGGATATATTTTTGGGGGAAATCATCACCCACGACGCCGACCAGCCTGACGGGCGCGAAAAAACTGGCGGCCACCGCCGCATGACTGGCCGACCCGCCCAACAAGCGCGGATTTTCCGCCTTGGGAGTCTTAATGGAATCCAACGCCGTGGAACCAACGATCAATACGCTCATAAATATTTGTAATTAGTTCGATTTTTTTGGCGATTACTTCGCCAACATTCCGGCCAGCCTAGTTGCGCCAACGCGGGGCGTCAAGCCACCGATAACCCGCCCACCTCATCCATAAAAATCTGCTTGTCGGCAAGCCTTCAACGTTATTTCCCAGTGGCCACCGGGGCCAATCCCGCCGTCCAGACGATTCCACGACGATACAACTCCAGGACTTCCGGAATCGCAATCGCCTTGAGGTCATGCCCCAAAACGGAGTGAAACACGCGGCCTTGCCCGTACTGCAACACAAAGGCCATCGGGTACTCTTTTTGATCCACCTTCGAGCGCGCCTTGGCCAAAATCTGGATGGGCCGATCACCAGCCAAGCAGGTGTACAATTCATCGTCCGCCTCAAAATCCACCAGTCCGCGCATAATCGAATGTTGCGCGTCCGCGATTTCCACTTTGAATTTGCCCCGAGGGTCATGCCCGCGCAGTTTGGGATTCCACGCCCGCCCGGCAAGCTGGCCAAACTCCGGCCAATCCTGCCACGCGCCGCAGGCGAAGTGTACCAACGCCAACCCCTTGCCAGCGGCGACGGCACGGCGGAGATTTTCCCGCGCCTTTTCGTCGGGCGCATTGGTTTTCCAGTTCATAAAATGGATGACCACGGTCTGGTAGGCATCCAGCGAAAGGGTGCTGAGTTGATAGGGGTCATCCACCATCTGAACTTGCAATCGGGCGTCTTTTTCCAACGCCTCCGCCAGCGCGGGCGCGGTTTGCCGCCAGGGATGTCCGGGATACTCCTGGCCAGTCACCAACAGGACGCGGGTTGTCCCTGGACGCCATGCCGGCGCACGAAAGGCGTTGGTGTAGAGTAGCGGAGCGGCTACCAAAACAGCCTTCCCTTGAGCAACAAACGGTTCCACCGCCGCTTGCGCATTTAACGAAAGCACCGCTACGAAACCCACCACCACGATTCCCGCCAAGCGATTTGAAAATTGAATGGGTCTCATACTCAAGCAGCACGACAAACCAATCCAGCGTTCCAATTCAGGCCCAACTCGTTATTCAGTCGTCTGCGACTCCCATCAAGGGTTGCTGGTGATGCGCGAGTAATTCAACCCGTGGCGCGCGGCGTACGCGGCAAAGACGCGTTCATTCTGAATCAGCACCGCCCGCACGATGCTGGAATCAGAACCGTGCCCCAGCTTGGCGACAAAGTCCGGGATGATATCGGTTTTCTTGTGAACGTACATCAACGCGAAGACCGCCTCGGCAACCGCGACATACGGTAGTTCTTTGTCAGCCCCTTCGGCGAAGTCCTCGACCGCATCCGCCAGGAATTCGAGTTGGTTCACCAAGTGCGGGTACTGTGGCGCACTGATTTGGGTGAATTCAACCTTCCAAAGCGGCAACTGTCGCAGCATCTTTTCCAAGACCAGCGGCGTGATGTGCGTCGCCCCGTGATTCACATATTGTACAATTTCCGGCATGGCGAGACCTTACCAGAAAACCGCCGGCTGGCAACGCTAATGTTTTGCCGGTTCTTATTTAAAGCAGGCTGGACACCATCGCGTAGATGATCAGCACCAGCAGCACAACCCCAATGCCGAACGCCAGAAACCCAAACATGCGCGCAATCGTCTTCCAACTCTGCCATTCGTCTTTGACGCGGAAATCCTCCAACCGCCCGGCGGCGACCAAGCGGTCGTACCAGCGCTTGCGTTCATGCACCAACTCGCCCTTGGAGATGCGCCCCGAGAAGATGACGGTATCCATGGGGAATTTTTCCAACCGGAAATGGGTGTTAAAAAAGTGGATTGAGAAAATAAACCCGGCCGCCAGCAGGGCTTCATCCGAATGAATAATCATGGCGATATTAATGATCCACCCCGGCAGGAACCTGGAGAAGAACTGCGGAAACCACAGAATCATGCCGGAAGTTCCGATGATGGCAACGCCCCAGAACACGGCAAAATAGTCAAACCGTTCCCAATAGGTCCAGCGATCAAATTCAGGTTTGGGCCCGCGGCCAAAGAACCACTTGTAATGCGCAATGAACTCCCGGAGATCGTACCAACTGGGAATCATGGAATCCGGTCCAAAAAGCACCGCCCACAAGCGCTTAAACTGGAACCGACCCGTGGCCGGGTCCACCACCACCGAACGACGCCGCCAGACCAGCCCGATTAATTGCAGCAGATGCAGCCCAAAATACAGGAAGGTGATCAGGGCGGCGAAATGGTGCAACACGCGCGCAGCCTCGGGTCCGCCCAAGAAC
Protein-coding regions in this window:
- a CDS encoding thymidylate synthase, translated to MTPYLDLLRLVLEQGQLRTDRTGTGTRSWFGAQARFPLSDGFPLLTTKKVHFKSIAYELLWFLRGDTNVRWLQQHGVTIWDEWADANGNLGSVYGAQWRKWRTPDGREIDQIQQVLDLIKTKPDSRRIIVSAWNPAEISSMALPPCHTLFQFYVSGDQLDCQLYQRSADLFLGVPFNIASYALLTMMVAQVCGLKPGTFVHTFGDLHLYQNHLEQARLQLSRVPKPLPTLKLNPRVTNLFEFQYEDIELIGYDPHPAIKAPIAV
- a CDS encoding glycosyltransferase; the encoded protein is MPLPITSQPRVRVDGKFFRLGDQKFYLKGVTYGPFAPDAQGETFASPEQTRRDFALLRDLGANVVRVYHVPQRWLLDLALEYGLRLLIDIPWNKHVCFLDSTNEKKAARLAVQEAARMGAGHPAVFAYSVVNEIPPDIVRWSGARRIAEFIDDLVEEVKDIDPECLCTFTNYPPTEYLRPQNLDFFCFNVYLHHRRPFENYLARLQMIADSKPIILGEFGVDSIREGEERKCELLGWQIEDAFRGGLAGTVVFSFTDDWWRAGQRVSDWAMGITTRDRLPKASFETVKQAFAIAPHFPLIQCPKVSVVVASYNGGRTLKACLDSLGKLNYPNYEVILVDDGSTDATPQIASLYHNIRYIRHENRGLSVARNTGIALAEGEIVAFTDSDCRADEDWLYYLVGDLTSSKFTGIGGHNFLPPEDSLIAAAVMASPGGPAHVMLNDRLAEHIPGCNMAFYKWALDEIGGFDPIYRKAGDDVDVCWRLQQRGYRIGFTPAGFVWHYRRSTVNAYLKQQGGYGEAEALLVRKHPEYFSSLGGSIWAGRIYTAAKLGVATRKNIIYHGVFGSALFQSLYEAPPAMTLMLMTSFEYHILFTLPLFVLSVPFRFLLPVAITSFLISLGICVAAAFQAELPRNKRAFWSKPLIALLYFLQPFARGWARYKGRLTYRPTPSGAHEKLDSMALKDSGEALDEIQYWADTWVDRIEFINDILNRLDAEGWQSKPDGGWNEYDIEIFGSRWSTVQFTTVAELYSQGKQLYRCRLKTEWSLPAKVTFWGTLAFELLIIGFVGKEIAWIWLLLLTMPALAWFLNQEQRNLQSLMVVFMNEVARKRGMIKITHPSEGKKSGEDTVPPKKTEPVKKT
- a CDS encoding TolC family protein → MRKLINSLLVMLVWTLPVAAQSNPQTVRSIAMQECIEMALKHNFDLKIERFNPKIALDAVQSAEGLYDPTLSVASGRNYANSVVTGQKNYTDSLSASLSGQGPYGLQYALPLNFTSGGFGHGLDTQGYTGSGGLSVVQPILKGALIDGPRYSLLVSRKTLKMSEYALRFQLQTVITSVRVAYYDLVFARESVKVQEKALELAERLQADNKAKVKAGTLPPLDEKQAESQVATTRADLLAAKQALTSQENLLKNLIVDDLTTWHKLTLTPAEQLVAAPASFDVSESWKTGLATRPDLAQMRIDLERYDLDIQFYKNQTLPDLSFVGRYGLAASGRHESSIETGLREGDHPYYYYGMQLNIPLFNRKAKSDYRKSKDQRAQAELRVQQAEQVVLVTIDNAISLARSSFDSVAATRQAREYAELALEAEQKKLENGKSTSFFVLQFQRDLTRARSEEIRALADYNKALARVAQAEGTAMEKAGVNIQVK
- a CDS encoding sigma 54-interacting transcriptional regulator; translated protein: MKAVDLNLAELVDFAHGRVALHGRRLILHDLHALALFRRDLMEMLGEEQAQRILTRKGYFWGQTDAAAMQRMFQWDSTAEWLKAAVMLLRIHGLAEAEMNIRHLDEAQARVEIDILWRNASEVEQHLSVIGKAPYPICWALVGYASGYASFCLGKPVYFVEMQCQATGVPCCKSVGKDLESWGREIEPYLAFFQAADLQKTVRELAEQVTQQQEELAQRRQQMEEKNETRVNLAVEARSPAFQKTIELAGRVAKFDTTVLVTGETGCGKEVLARYIHQNSTRASRPMLAVNCSALPETLLESELFGYRAGAFTGAVRNHAGLFEEASGGTLLLDEIGDITPAMQAKLLRVLQEREIKRVGESQSRPVDVRVVSATNQNLEKLVKEGRFREDLFYRLHVVHIRIPPLRERHDDILPLTRYFMKRCAERLKLPDLRLAPACVDRLLQHPWPGNVRELENAIEHAAVMCNGRMITPDLLPIAEVRVVAEGAAASPYRSLAEMELEHIRQVLELTGGNRGEAARILKIGEATLYRKLRQMESPTG